The nucleotide window GCAGCTCTGGAAGTTGGATCAGAAAGTCTTGAAGAATAATTGTAACACAGTATGATTGAGATTGATCCATATTGTCTCAACTGCAATCAATTCTCCTTTCCACCTGTGAGAGTGGACATGTCATTTGCTTAAAGATTAATtctattatttaattaatgaaagaaataattcaCCTGTTTTATAACCAACTCATGTTGTATggtttattttgaatttaaccatcctttccttttctcctgTGTAGGAAGGTTCCAAGGTTCAGGCGGCCAATGCGATACAGGCCATACTATTGATGGGTTTGCATCAGCTTGCCATAGCCAGATGGTAGGTTTGGTGTAAGGTGCATAAAGCTTAACGACCAACTTGATATTGCTAAAAATCTTCGATTATTCGATGAAAATCTGTACACATCCTGTTCGTTTGTCCATGGATGTTGGATGAGATCCGATGGTGATGCTCATCAAATTCATATATTTTCAATTAATTCCTAACTGTAATTTGCAATTATAGGTCacatgatattggcaaataacACAAAGTTGTTTGGAAGTAGGTATGTGGTGGTTTTGTTGCACAGGTAAAATTTTGATGATGCTGGAAATGTTCTTTTATGCAATTTTCGCTAGCATTTATTTGTCAGAAATGATGGGTTAACTTGTGGTCTATTGCTACTATGTAGTTTTCTCAGTATTGTTACAACTGAGACATGATGCAGCATTGTTACAAACGGTGTCTTGATGATAGgaaagggagggggggagggagagggagaaattggCTGGTTTGAATTGGTACCAAGTGGAACTGATTCTGATTGCTCTCAATTCCCCATCCCATGAACTGTATCAATCAAGTTGACTGCATCAGTCCGAATTGGCGTGATTTATACCTGCAACTTTGAAAACCTGCGAAAGGAACAAGAGTCCTCATTTCTTGTgatttttcattcatttggtCTCTAAGCTTCAATCTTTGGCTATGGGATGGTAAAGGACTCCATGGCATCCTTGTACCCTTCCAACATTCTGCCATGGATATGAATGAACTATGTTAATCAAGGGATTAAAAGCTGGATTGGGCATGAGATCGACCtccattgattttgatttaaattagattttttttatttggagttTGAATACAATCAATATTGTTAACACTAGAACAAAAGGGGAAGGATATTTAAACATCCATATACTTTTTAATACTATTCAAACGAGCATATACTGCTAGGTGAAATTGAGAGGTCAGTTGTCTATTGTTTAACAACACAAACATATTTAAATgtacaaagttttccttcatcaacTGATGAGGTTCACAGTTCCGTCTTAGGGTTCACAGATCCCTGTGGGTTTTAGAATCTCAAAAATATCCCCAATACTGCCCCTATTGTCTTAAATCTCCTATGGTCACCATAGgtgtagggaaacttggtccTACTCAAATTGTCCAAATAAATTCAGAATattcaacaaaaatgtgaacaatttctatttctaaggCACTGTGTTCTCTTCCTCTATCTAAAAGGTCTGTTAAGGCTTGTTTGTTTAGAGGGTAGTTTGGGGTAGCACTGTGTTCTCCACCGTCCCACTGCTGTTGCTGGGGGTATGAAGCCGCAAATCGAACGTCAAGTTCTTCCAGCCAAGGCCATCCCTGATTGAACTACCTCAGCCACACGTCCATGCTCTCCTTGAGAATGCAGTCTTCCATGAAGCTTGATGCCCCTATCGCTTCTATCCTCGAAAGATCAACCCAAGATTAGATCATCTACGACGCCTCTCAATGGCTACCCTCAATCGGCTCTGAACTTGTAAATCTTGCTGCAAGAGGTGACCAGTGAATTTAgttggggaaaaaaatgtgtttGGGAGAGTGGTGGTTGCGCCTAGGCACTGAGGGAGCACAATGACCGCTTGGCCCCCATGAAAAGCAAAAATATCTTTCAAATTAATGTTTTCATGTGTCCTCTCATTTATGGGTGTCAATCTGTCGTGACCTACCTCTTTAAATGAGTTGGTTTCGATCAGGCTTTGGCTTCAACAAGACTTCTACTAATCAGGTTAATTGGGGTGTAATTAGGTCTTAAACGggttttaattgtcttagattttagaaaaattaatatatttgtcgaatcatcaacaatttaaaaaagattacttaattaagattttatacttaattacattcagcaaatgattcaaaaaataatatataccTTATTGTATGAAAGAATAAATTGATCGACTAAATATATCATGCTAGTAATCAGTCAGGCTGATTAGACACCCGTCAGGCTTACATTGTGCACCGAGAATGACTAGTTATAACGGGCCAAGGCCTGAAATGGTTTTTAATCAAGCTGATCACCGTCGGGCTTTAATCAGGCGGACTATTGGGCCGTGCCTCAAGAGGACAACCATACTCCCATTGACTCCACTCTGATGCAGGAGCCGCTCTCCTGGACATAGAAATCTTCTCCATTTAATTGATATTTACTATTTTTACTGactaaaagaatgaaaaaacagaaaaccCAGGAAAAGAAAGATCAAAAGGCATTTCAGGCTGATTTTTAAACGAGCATATACTGCTAGTTGGTGAAATAGAGATGGTCTAATGTTGTCTTTAAGCTTGGGAATTCGCTTTTAAGTTGTGCATTTGGATTGTTTAGTTATTGGAAAAACCATTTCAGGTTGATCATCGTGGTGGATGTTAGGCtggtaattttctctctcttctatttttcttttgcataTTCCTCGTTCCTCCAATGGAGAGGCTTATTTCTTAGCCAAAGGAGCTTTAGGACTGGAGGTGTCATGTACCTGGTAGAATTCTCCACCGTTGTTGTTACAATCTGTAATGGGTAGGAGGTTATCCTCCTATCTAATCTCTTAATAAAGTTTagattttgtcaaaaaaaaaaaaaaaaatagagagatcAGTTGTCTATTGTTTAACAAGGCAAACATATCTAAATGGACAGTTTTTCGTCCTCAATTGGGTGAGGTTCACTATCTCATCTTACGGTTCACAAACCCCCATAGATGGCTTTTAGAATCTAAAAAATATCTCCAATACTGCCTCTATTTTCTTAGATCTCTTTTGATCACCATAGgtgtagggaaacttggtccTACTGAAATTATCCAAATAAATTCAGAAtatcaacaaaaatatgaacAATTTCTAATTCTAAGGCACTGTGTTCTCTTCCTCTATCTAGAAGTTCTATTAGAGATTCACAAATCACAATCCTCTCAAgtgttgactttttttttttttttttttttttaaatgtttacgGTGGTGAACCCtaattatttggatttttgttgtGTTTTAAGCATTGCTCATGTCTCGGACTCCTGCTTGTTTTTCCCTGCAAACTGATTTGAAATAGAATGAAATGGGTCAAAATTGATTGGTATCAACCGGAACCCTAGAACTGTAATGAGGAAGAAACCATTACcgcccccacaccccccccaaaaaaaaaaaaaagaaacaaaaaatagtaATGAGGAAGAAACAAAGATTTCCACAAAGTTGTAACTCATAAAGTTTTTTATGCTCACAAGACTTGTAAATCTTGATGCACGAGGTCAACCGTAAATTgaattggggaaaaaatgtgtcCAGAAGAGTGAAAGTTGCGTGGCTTGTGCCTAGACACAGAGGGACCACAATGATTGCCTTGCCCTCATGAAAAGCATAAATGTTGTCTAAGTTTATGCTTTCATGTGTGCTCTCATTTAGGGTATCAATCGACCACCGCACAAGAGTTTCTGTCTTGGATTGATTCAGTCTTGTGTAAGCAGTATCACAATGACCCTAGGGACTAGTCGGGTCAAAGATCCAGACAACCtgagtatcaaaaaaaaaaaagggaatgagTCGGTTTTGATTGGGCTTTAGGCTTTAATCGAATTTCTACTAACTAGGTTAATTAGGGTGTCATCAGGCCTTAAACAGGCTTTaattgttttgaatttttaaaaaattaatatatttattaaatcatcaacaatttgaTTTTATACTTGATTAtattcaataaataaaaaaaatatcaatatatattttaaaaaaaaaattaatatatttattaaatcatcgATAATTTTAGCACGAATCAGGCTGAGGAATGACTAGTTATAATGGTATAGAGTCAAAGCCTGATATGTTTATTAATCAAATCAATCTCAATCGGGCTCTAATTGGACGGACTATTGGCCCACGCCTCAAATTGACACCCGCACAGCCGCACTCCCATTGACCCCCCTCTCTGATGATGCAGGAGCCGCTCTCTAGGACAGAGAAATCTTCTCCGTTTAATTGATATTTGCTATCTTACGCTTGAAATAAGGATAGACGGATTCCAATCCGATTTCTCAAGCCATGATGCTAATTGCTGGTTTCAATTGATCATCAGCTCGAAGTGAAAGAATGGTGAAATTGGGATCGGATAGATGAATAGATCCAGCTGATTCTTTCCTATCGACCTTTGGCCATTTCGATCGATTGCGATACGAATCGGTTGTGTCAatgtgagtgagagagagagcagagagagagagagagagatgaaccaGAGAAAACCCAGTTAGCAGTTAGCAGTTAGCAGTTAGCAGTTAGGTTACCACTTGCCCACGACAGCACAGCACCTTTTTTTTCAAGCCAGCCCCCAAAGGCCAAAAGAAAAGGTCACCCTCCACTGACCACCCACCTCCAAAACGAAAAAGTCAAGTGAGACAGACAGACACCCCCACCCGGGGCGGTGGTTTATGTcctttggtggtggtggtggtggtagtggtggtggtgggcgTATTGGTGTGTGATATCAGGAGACTTAACAACGTGATCTCTTAACTTGTGGCGGTGGCAACCTAATTACCCAACAACCCAACCTGTGATACTGATGCCTGGTGGGGTGTGGGGGCGATACCTGTGAAAGCGCTGACCGGCAGGCAGGGCtgagtgggagagagagagagactagggGGGTGCGCAGCTTAAGCCGCGTACGCTTGCGTCACACACACCCCCACTCCCCTAAGCGGTGGCGGATCTTAGATCTTAGATCTTGAAATCAGCCGCATACCCCTCCTAAGTCCAACCCTAATAACACCACCCACCACCTCCTTCCTCCACATTATGTCACCTCTCAACCCCCTTtcccaccacctcctcctccaacTATGGCTGCTTCCTTGTCCTCTGCCCAAGAACTCAGCCCAGCTAACGCCGCCACCATCACCATCGCCTCCACCAACGTCGCCGCCGCCGTGGCCGACGTTCGTCCAACCCCAAAGCCTCCTTCTTCCCGACGTCTCCCTCCTCCTTGCTGGTCTCACGAAGAAACCGTAGCCCTCATCGATTCATACCGTGATAAATGGTACTCCCTCCGCCGCGGTAATCTCAAGGCCACCCACTGGCAGGAGGTCGCCGATGCTATAGCTCGCCGCTGCCCCTTCGCCAACCCTTCTAAGACATCCGTCCAATGTCGCCATAAGGTCGAGAAGCTACGCAAGCGTTACCGAACCGAGAAGCAGAAAGCCCTCTCTAACCCTGGCCGCTTCTCGTCCTCTTGGGTTTATTTTCGCAAGATGGATGCCATGGAGAAAGgcccttctgcttcttcttccgcCCCTGCACGTTCTAATTCcaccgaagaagaagatgacgacgacgatgatgagaACGAAGACGATGGCGAGGAAGATCCACTGCCTCCCACCAATACCCGTAGTCTCCATCGCCTTTTGAACAATGGGGTTAGTAATAATGGCGGTAGCGGAGGAGGTGTTGGTGGGTTTCGTCTTAGAATTCCCAGCCGCGCAACGGTTGCTTTGCCGGCCGTCACGGGATTCCGGTCCAGGGGTTATGATAGGGTTGTCGATGAAAACCCTAATTCGAACCCTAACCATAATCCTAGGTACTTGAATGGTTTTTCCTCATCAAGGTCCAGCTTTGGGCGGAGGAGCGATGGGGGTGGgagtggaggtggtggaggggtTAAGAGAGAAATGGATCCGGTTTCCGAAATGGTTACTTCGATTAAGATGTTGGGAGAAGGGTTCGTGAAGATGGAGCACATGAAGATTGAGGTGGccagagagatcgagagaatgCGGATGGACATGGAGATGAAGCGGACCGAGATGATTCTGGAGTCCCAGCAGCGGATCGTCGAAGCCTTTGCCAAAGGGTTTtctgggaagaagaagatcaagagGTTACCATCGCCGGATTCATAGACAGGGGAGGAGCAGAAATATTATGTACTTTTTTCGATTGCTCTTCCGCATTTTCATGGTTATGCCACGATTTGAAAGAACAGATCTTGAGGAAAATGCGATCACAGTGCTCACTGCGTGCCAATCGAAGTCTGGGTCTTGCACGCATCAGTCCAATTTGGTCTTATTATCGAGAAATAGAAGTTGGTGAGTTGTAGACACGAAGATCTTACGAATTCCTGCtttcatttttacatatttcTGTTTCCTTTTCTGTCTGATCGGAAGCTCAGAACTTACGTAGtttttgtaattatttcttttgaaggaaaatgaaaagataCTATTTATTAGGAAATTTGCTTGTTGAGCCAATGAAATTATTTACTCTGTATTAGACTTGGGGCCACATTGGAAGGTTTTAATGGATCTTGGGTTCTCTTTCCTTCAGAAGCTTAAGATCATGCTTTGGGAACTGTTTGATGCCTAATTATTGAGCAAATTAGGGGGAAAGATATTTCCAATTTCCTAATAAGTTTTATTTATTACTTCTTTGCTCATTGATTTCGTTATATGTTCACAACATTGTTTTTTCATCACATTGGACTGAATTTTATATTGAACTATCCAGTTAAACTTCCTCCTTGCTGGTTATGCAGTCTATGCTATTGATTGCTTGACAGTAGCATTGTTGAATTTTAAGGGGACTTGTATGTCTAGTCTTACAGTTTTTTATGTGTCCATGCAGTCTAAACCTCTGTCATTGCTAGATGTTGAGATGAGATGTTGGACAGTTTCAGCCTCCTGAAGTAAAGAGGATGGTTGATATGGCTAGTAAAGTTAGCAAATTTTTACTGTAAAATAAGCGTAGTATTTTAACTCAATGGATGGTTGTTGGCACGTATTCTTTTCGAGCCAGAAAGTCCCGGTACTACTACTTTTTGTTGATGGATGGAAAACATTATGGGAGCTAAATTTACTTCCAAAACTAGGGGTGCTTATTGTTGGAGCCCTGCCTGTATAAGTGACTTCAGGAAATAAAAATTGCATTCTGGATCCCCATAGATGAGCAGGATGAAAAATTATGTAAATGCCAAATGCTCTAAGTACATGGCTTATTTTGAAAATGGGTTTAGTGATAGAGGATTACAATTGGAATTGATTTGGGGACTCGCTTGATTAGCAAAGTTTGAATTGTTAGTGGAGATATAATGACAGGATAAAGATACAAAAAACTTGTCCTTACGTGTTGGTGTGttctgaaatttaaaatgcGGCTTTATATGGAAGTTATCATGTTAGGAAGACCTGTAAACAGGTCCATTAAAATCTGAACACTAGCGGGAAATGGAGTTGATGGGTCCTTAAAGGCCCAGAGCTTGATGGTTATGGAGGCGGCAAGTGAAATATGTATTTTAGATATTCATGAAGCACCCAGTCTCATCCAGGTGCCCAAGTatcaaattcaagaaaaaagcAGGAATGTGGTGTGCTATCAATTCTGGCTTGGGGAAGTTCTATTGCAGGAAAGTGTGCTGTAGTCCTTCCGGTACTAGTTTGATTGGAAGAGCTGTAGCCTTGACTGATGCTGTTCTACATAGTAGAAGCCTGAGGGGGTTCCAAAACTATTCTTGTTTTAGAAGTCCATTTGGTAGTGGAAGAGATAAGGAAAATGAAGGACTCCCTGGGGGGAATCCAGGCAGTAATCAAATACAAATATAGCCTGGTTTCAAGCTGTTCTCAGTGATTAGGGTCATCCATATTAACTGCAATGCAAATTGGGCAGCCAATGCTCTTCCAATGGTTGTTCCCGATCTGAATGAAAGTAGATTTTAGGTGATCATATCCACTTGGGTTACTCTGTTCTATGGTTTCTTCACATGAAGTTTATATTCTCGGGTTTTTGCCCACCATTTTTCTTGATCCAATtcctaataaattttttttgtccaAATAGAACATGGTTTAATACCCTGAATAGTTAGAAGATATGCTGAAAGATAGGTGAATCTATGTTGCATATTCACCAAGACTGCATTCTGCATATTAGAGTGTAGTCAACACCCATGAACAGAAGAATGTCAGGAACCATCATGCATTAGCAGTTGGAATCAGGACCCCCCAGTTCAATCAACCTGGCTTCACAGGGTCACAAGATCAAGAACCAACATGTCTGACATATTAGTTGTTCTTAATTTTGAATTGGTGCTCTTTTATGTCATCAAAGACCAGAAGTGAAGCATGTGATGCAGAGAAATTTTGATCCAGTCCCACTCCATATGGCCTGTCACTATAGGGACTCTAGGCAGTGTTACCTGGAGAAAAGGGTAATAAGGTTCTcatgttttctctttctttattgtGTCCTTATATTGATTTTGCAGCCCTCATCTCATTGCTGTTTCACACATTGGTATATCATTCCTATCTTTTATGAGTTTTATCTTCTATCTTTTATGAGATCCTTTTTGGCAAGAAACAGTTCTTTTTCCACCTTGTGTTTTATCATTTGCTACCAGGTTGTGCACTTGTGCTTGCGTTTAAGTTTCTACAGTTTTACAGAACAATTGGATTTGTGGATGCATCATGGAGAGAATGAGCAGCTCCCCAGCtggtccctctctctctctctctctctggcctTAGTTCAGGCTTTAGCATGTGTCGAGGCATGAATGATGCCTTTCCAGCAAACTTGCCAATCAAGCAAGCCCTTGGGATTAAAACAAACAATCCTTTGAAGGTGCAACCAAACAGGACTTAAGGATTGTATATTAAAACGTATATCACCAGGACAGTACAAATTTTTATACTCCATAACCTAATGAGAGTACAGAAAATGTACTCCCCAATGGGACAGAAAATTGTCTTGCAACTGTATATAATAGAGATCGGATCGggttcatgtacgagaatgAACCTGATCCGTAGTgagcaaaggaaagaaaactGTCCTCCCAGGTGACTGACATACAAGGTTTCAAAACCTGGTTCATAATATACCAAAATCAAGGCCTGGTTTAAAGTTGGCCTGAAACTTATGGACCAAACCAAGTCAACAGTCAAATTGGGTTGGTTGTTTAAAAAAGGTTTGGGCTAGTGGGGTCAGGTTTTTGGGTCAGGTTGTCGGATCAGCTCAACCCTCAGCTCACAATAGCATACTACTCGGTGCATGTTAGCAGGgcctttggtttttttttttttttttttaacttgcaaATACTGGTATAAGGTCACTATGTTCAGCTCGGGTAAGGCTATaggttggaacttggaaggacTGGCAATAGATGGAAAAAAATATCTTAGAGGATGTTCTAATTGTTGTTTTCTGGTCAATGTTGAATCcagatcaagtcctcgtatAAGAATTATTTTCGTACGATGTTTGATCTTTATTTGGATTTTAgtcaataaaaatcaattaaaagaagaaaaagattgaGTGGAATTCAAGTGTGAATCAAATACCGTACGAGAATCATCTGATCCGTACTTGTCTTTGTTTGTAATTTTGTGATCGATTTAGGTGATGTGATCGAAAATCGTGGCCTGCGGCATTCAAGTCAGTCTGTAAATTAGTAATTGAAGTCATTGATTCACCCCTTTTTCTCAAGTGATTATCGGATTACAACATTAATAGCATATGTGACCAAACTAACCAGAGATTAAAATCCACAATATATCCATTAATGGAAGCGAAAAATAAATGGAACCAAAAGAGGAAGTACTCCATTAGGTCCCAGCATCTCTCCTTCTGGAGAATTCCAAAAACTCACACAATGGGTTGCAGTCGGGCTTCTCAGAATGTCTCTGAATCACAGATGCATACGATGGGTTGCAATCCAACAACTGAAATTCTCagattttctttccatttgtcAAAAGTAAGTGGACCACGTAGGCGACATTTTTGTTCATTAATTTAGtatttaaaagaagaaagaaacttaGTTCCGTGATTCATGCACAATATTTATTACTTAGTAATGGATATAGATTCTCTCAGCATAAGATATCAGggagaaattttatttatttattttttttattttttNNNNNNNNNNNNNNNNNNNNNNNNNNNNNNNNNNNNNNNNNNNNNNNNNNNNNNNNNNNNNNNNNNNNNNNNNNNNNNNNNNNNNNNNNNNNNNNNNNNNNNTGGGTGTTGGTGGTGTTTGGAGGGTGGAGATTGTAGGAGATAAACAATATATCTGTGAGGAAAGAACTGATGTTTCAACTTGGATCCACCAccaattaagggtgtcaaaatataATCGAAATAGTTTATTGGAACTGAAATAGATCGATTTTGGCtttataggccataattttGGTTCGTTTGGTTTAAAATCAGAAAATCGATGGTTAATGGgcacctagtattaaagacttaaaagTGTTTTAATTTTCGATAggtctctatgaaagaaaaaaaaaagaaacaaagtacTAACCGAGAAAGGAGTTTCattttcacacaatcacacctCTTGATTTCCTAATTCTAGAATCATAGTTAATCAGTTATCATATGTGTAGTTTTTTACttagaaagtatattgtccttaGCAAAATAAAAGTATATTGTCTTGACTCTTTAGGAAGTTTAGTATATATAGGATTCACACTAACGgtaggatgcaaaccattttctaaaatgACACTATTAACCGCATGTAAAGTGATAACAAAAACCGATTAGAAACTGCTAAAATCGAAATTGGATGaaaacaattttgatttcaccttattcctatccggtgcaatttttattttaccttgTCAAAATGTAAACTGAACCAAATAATCAAAACTGCAGAGTTCGACACCCCTACCATCAATGTGTATCACATGCAAAGGTGTTAATTATGGACATAAcacaaacaacaataacaagAGTTACTTATGCAATGACAAAAACCATTT belongs to Macadamia integrifolia cultivar HAES 741 unplaced genomic scaffold, SCU_Mint_v3 scaffold750, whole genome shotgun sequence and includes:
- the LOC122069886 gene encoding trihelix transcription factor ASIL2-like is translated as MAASLSSAQELSPANAATITIASTNVAAAVADVRPTPKPPSSRRLPPPCWSHEETVALIDSYRDKWYSLRRGNLKATHWQEVADAIARRCPFANPSKTSVQCRHKVEKLRKRYRTEKQKALSNPGRFSSSWVYFRKMDAMEKGPSASSSAPARSNSTEEEDDDDDDENEDDGEEDPLPPTNTRSLHRLLNNGVSNNGGSGGGVGGFRLRIPSRATVALPAVTGFRSRGYDRVVDENPNSNPNHNPRYLNGFSSSRSSFGRRSDGGGSGGGGGVKREMDPVSEMVTSIKMLGEGFVKMEHMKIEVAREIERMRMDMEMKRTEMILESQQRIVEAFAKGFSGKKKIKRLPSPDS